The following coding sequences are from one Bradyrhizobium sp. 200 window:
- a CDS encoding Spy/CpxP family protein refolding chaperone: MRKFAIAAVAVLAIAGSTAVYAQHRHWGHHGFSRMNPEDRAAYADARIAAVHAGLKLTADQEKLWPPVEAAVREFAKLRIDRANARMNPPRDDSGQQKPDDPVARLRDRADNMAATAAAMKKIAEAADPLYKTLDDGQKRRLAVLTRMGGREGWRHHRFEREMGRDRDYDRHRGYDRNRDDRDGGPDRGGPERL, translated from the coding sequence ATGAGGAAGTTCGCCATCGCCGCGGTTGCGGTTCTTGCCATCGCCGGTTCGACCGCCGTCTATGCCCAGCACCGCCATTGGGGCCATCACGGCTTTTCGCGGATGAATCCGGAGGACAGGGCGGCCTATGCCGATGCCCGGATCGCGGCCGTCCATGCCGGCCTCAAGCTCACGGCTGACCAGGAGAAGCTGTGGCCGCCGGTCGAGGCCGCGGTCAGGGAATTCGCCAAGCTCAGAATCGATCGCGCCAATGCGCGGATGAACCCGCCGCGGGATGATTCCGGCCAGCAGAAGCCGGACGATCCGGTGGCGCGGTTGCGTGATCGCGCCGACAACATGGCGGCTACCGCCGCCGCCATGAAGAAGATCGCCGAGGCGGCCGACCCGCTCTACAAGACGCTGGATGACGGCCAGAAGCGCCGGCTCGCCGTCCTGACCCGTATGGGGGGCAGGGAAGGCTGGCGCCACCACCGGTTCGAGCGCGAAATGGGCAGGGATCGCGACTACGACCGGCATCGTGGCTACGACCGAAATCGCGATGACCGGGACGGCGGACCGGACCGGGGCGGTCCCGAGCGGCTCTGA
- a CDS encoding tripartite tricarboxylate transporter substrate-binding protein, which yields MTFFKRVLLLLLLSQVTPTFAQEYPSRPITLVVPFSAGGPGDVIARLLGTSMSATLKQAVVIENVVGAGGTLGTNRVAKAAPDGYTLLLMHVGQATAPALYAKLPFDPIGDFAPIGLVTDVPMILVARPNFPAKDLKELVAHVRAQGDKVTYGNVGLGSASHLCGLMFMSAIEAKLTPIYYKGGGPALNDIIAGHIDVYCDPATGPTPYIQAGTIPGYAITSRKRVATLPNLPTAAEAGVPAFDVTTWYGLYAPRNTPKAIVDALVDALQKALKDPPLVNRFAELSMAPVEEERATPAALDAFLKAETDKWSGIIKRSGIEPQ from the coding sequence ATGACTTTTTTCAAGCGCGTACTACTATTGCTGTTGCTTTCACAGGTCACCCCGACATTCGCCCAGGAATATCCGAGCCGGCCGATCACCCTCGTCGTTCCGTTCTCTGCCGGCGGGCCAGGCGATGTGATCGCGCGCCTGCTCGGAACGTCGATGAGCGCGACGCTGAAGCAGGCCGTCGTCATCGAAAACGTCGTCGGCGCCGGCGGCACGCTCGGCACCAACAGGGTCGCCAAGGCCGCGCCTGATGGCTACACGCTGCTGTTGATGCATGTCGGCCAGGCCACTGCGCCGGCGCTATATGCAAAATTGCCATTCGATCCGATCGGCGATTTCGCGCCGATCGGCCTCGTCACCGATGTTCCGATGATCCTGGTGGCGCGCCCGAACTTTCCCGCCAAGGACCTGAAGGAGTTGGTCGCTCACGTCCGCGCCCAGGGCGACAAGGTCACCTACGGCAATGTCGGCCTTGGCTCTGCCTCGCATCTTTGCGGACTGATGTTCATGAGCGCCATCGAAGCCAAGCTCACTCCGATCTATTACAAGGGTGGCGGACCGGCGCTGAACGATATCATCGCAGGTCACATCGACGTCTATTGCGATCCCGCGACCGGACCCACGCCCTATATTCAGGCCGGCACCATCCCGGGCTACGCCATCACGAGCAGGAAGCGGGTAGCGACACTGCCGAACCTGCCGACCGCGGCGGAGGCCGGGGTGCCGGCGTTCGACGTGACGACCTGGTACGGTCTTTATGCGCCGCGCAATACGCCGAAGGCGATCGTCGATGCGCTGGTGGATGCGCTGCAGAAGGCGCTCAAGGATCCGCCATTGGTCAACCGTTTCGCCGAACTCAGCATGGCGCCGGTCGAGGAAGAGCGCGCCACGCCTGCGGCGCTCGACGCCTTCCTCAAAGCCGAGACCGACAAATGGTCAGGTATCATCAAGCGGTCCGGCATCGAACCACAATGA
- a CDS encoding GntR family transcriptional regulator, protein MDKRAELQSTLRIEGVPTVRSMVAQKLRQAIMSGRFKPGQRLIERELCEMTGVSRPSIREALRVLEADGLVTTVPHRGPLVSTISLEEAKQLYAARAVLEGFAGRECARLRDPAVVRRIGDALIKLKAAFAESDLMTALEAKTEFYAALIGGCQNAFIERMLRPLHDRITLLRITSMSQPKRINKSLREVTAIWRAIQSGDPDLAEQCCVDHVKAAAVAALSMIERASASNEKLNE, encoded by the coding sequence ATGGACAAGCGCGCTGAATTGCAATCCACACTGCGAATCGAGGGCGTTCCCACCGTCCGTTCGATGGTTGCGCAAAAGCTGCGCCAGGCAATCATGTCCGGAAGGTTCAAGCCGGGCCAGCGCTTGATCGAGCGGGAACTGTGCGAGATGACCGGGGTAAGCCGGCCGTCCATTCGCGAGGCGCTTCGGGTATTGGAAGCCGATGGGCTCGTCACGACCGTCCCGCATCGCGGACCGCTCGTCAGCACCATCAGCCTCGAGGAAGCCAAGCAGCTTTATGCGGCCCGTGCCGTCCTGGAAGGGTTTGCCGGCCGCGAATGCGCCCGCCTGCGTGACCCCGCCGTCGTCCGAAGAATCGGGGACGCGCTGATCAAGCTGAAGGCCGCGTTCGCCGAATCCGACCTGATGACGGCGCTCGAAGCCAAGACGGAGTTCTATGCGGCGCTGATCGGCGGCTGCCAGAACGCCTTCATCGAGCGCATGCTTCGGCCGCTGCACGATCGCATCACGCTGTTGCGGATTACTTCGATGTCGCAGCCGAAGCGGATCAACAAGAGCCTGCGCGAAGTCACGGCGATCTGGCGCGCCATCCAGAGCGGCGACCCCGACCTCGCCGAGCAGTGTTGCGTCGATCATGTGAAGGCGGCCGCGGTGGCCGCGCTCAGCATGATCGAGCGGGCATCCGCATCGAACGAGAAGTTGAACGAATGA
- a CDS encoding SDR family oxidoreductase → MLQGKWALVTGATAGLGLAVAESLAGAGANIVLHDLIEPREARDRLRSRFGVDAVSVAADLSQRSSIEAMMGELFGRLEAIDILVNNAVIRHFSSVETFAPEHWEEALAVNLSAPFHLIRLALPAMKKRGWGRIINMASIYSSRAVADRIDYVTTKTAILGMTRAVAIETTTSGITCNALCPGVLPTPAIQGKIASIAASEGRALDEATRDYLMARQPTGRFVAMESVGAMVVFLSSPAGQDITGATLPIDGGWSIA, encoded by the coding sequence ATGCTGCAGGGCAAGTGGGCACTCGTCACCGGCGCAACGGCCGGCCTTGGGCTGGCCGTGGCGGAAAGCCTTGCCGGCGCAGGTGCCAATATCGTCCTGCACGATCTGATTGAGCCGCGGGAGGCCCGGGATCGTCTTCGTTCCCGTTTCGGTGTCGATGCCGTGAGCGTGGCCGCCGACCTGTCGCAACGTTCGTCGATCGAAGCCATGATGGGCGAACTGTTCGGCCGGCTCGAAGCCATCGATATCCTGGTGAACAACGCGGTGATCCGGCATTTTTCGTCGGTCGAGACATTTGCACCGGAGCATTGGGAAGAGGCGCTGGCCGTCAATCTGTCGGCGCCCTTTCACCTGATCCGCCTCGCCTTGCCCGCCATGAAGAAGCGCGGCTGGGGCCGCATCATCAACATGGCCTCGATTTATTCGAGCCGCGCCGTTGCTGACCGTATCGATTACGTGACCACGAAGACCGCGATCCTCGGCATGACCCGGGCGGTCGCGATCGAGACGACGACGAGTGGCATCACCTGCAACGCACTCTGCCCGGGCGTCCTGCCGACACCGGCCATCCAGGGCAAAATCGCATCGATCGCGGCGAGCGAAGGCCGCGCCCTCGACGAGGCGACGCGCGACTACCTGATGGCGCGGCAGCCGACCGGGCGCTTTGTCGCCATGGAAAGCGTTGGCGCCATGGTTGTCTTCCTGTCCAGCCCGGCGGGGCAGGACATCACGGGCGCGACGCTCCCTATCGACGGAGGCTGGTCCATCGCATGA